Genomic DNA from Epinephelus fuscoguttatus linkage group LG14, E.fuscoguttatus.final_Chr_v1:
gtaccgcagtaaccagaactataactataatattattactttcattaatgttgttgtaagctactgtcattacctgcatctctctctctctctctctctctctctctctctctctctctctctttctctgtctcattgtgtcatgtggattactgttaatttgttatgctgatctgttctgtatgacatctattgcacgtctgtccgtcctggaagagggatccctcctcagttgctcttcctgaggtttctaccgctttttttccccgttaaagggtttttttgggggagtttttccttatccactgtgagggtcttaaggacagagggatgtcgtatgctgtaaagccctgtgaggcaaattgtgatttgtgatattgggctttataaataaaattgattgattgattgattgattgattgactgtgTGGTGGTGTGAGACACACACGTCTCCAGTGGAAAATGGACCAGCTCATTGAATGACCATGCCCTACCTGACCGAGCCTGAACCCGGTCCAACCTGTCTGGCTTTTTGGGACCCGTTGGGCTCGGGTTGAGATTGAGAACTCTACCAGGTACCCCTattgcatcagttttggacgttcAGGGGCATTGTCTCAATTTACACTCAGTACATGCATCGTCTCTTTTCACAATAAGCgtctttgttttcacaggaactgTACCGTTTTTGCTCATTGAATTCATACAgcctttttcaaaacaaacatagCACAAAGATAAAAAGAATCTAGATAGATCTAAATTGATTGTTCTTCAACCAAGAAACAAGTGTTTAGCGTCACAATGCCACACTGATCAGTCAAcctggggggtattccatcaagCTCGCTTAGCTCAAAGTCTGGCTTAAATGGCCAAGTCCCGCTTATTTTAGTGAGAGTTCAGTTCCACCAATGTGGCTAAGATTAGCTCCAACTTGGTAAGCATGGAAACATGATTCTGGCTAAGTCGGACACTTGGAGCTAAGCTCTGACTTTCTGTTCCATCAATCTGAGCCTCAATTCTGTTCCATGAAAGTGGTTAACACGAATGCCAGCCTTGTAACCATGGTGACTTATGTTGCCGGCCAAACCTGGTCTGGAGCAGGATTAAGGTGAAGATGAACTCCACTAATGTCCAAAAGACATGTCTGTTTTGCATTTACATACACAATGCACTGATAAAATAATTTGTGAAACCAAAACGTGCTTTCCATCCACTTTGGAAACTAAGCAAAAAGTGCATTTGGTAAGTATTATGATTttgtaacaaataaaaatcaatctgTTTTCGTTTATCTTGATTTCATCCTTATAGATAAagatgaattaaataaaataaaataaattacaatgaATAAATTTAAAGGTATGATTAAAACACATAGAGGAAGCCTACATCAGTCACCTAAAATGTCCTCCAAATGACTGCACCAGGTGGAGACTATTAAGCAGAGCAGTCAAGACAGGCAGAGGGACACACATTCAGCAGAGACAAAGACTAAGAGAACATGGCATGTCCATTCATTGAGGATGAGGAGCCAATTGATGAAGGGGCACAAATAATTCAAAGGGCCTTCTTCAGGCGACCACCAGCCCGAGGTCTTCAGGAGAGGACTAACCCACTGGAACAAAGTGATTCTTTCCTGTGGGAGAGGTATCGATTCAGCCGGCAAAGCATAGTGTATTTATGCACTTTGCTGGAGGCACACATAAGGAAGGTCACTCGCAGCCAATCACTGACCCTGTGCAATCTGTATGTATTGCACTGCGGTTCTTTGCCAGCGGTACATTTCTGTATAGTGTTGGAGATGCTGAGGGACTAagtaaggcaactgtttgcAGAGAGGTAGGCctactaaaataaataaataaataaaaacttagATCAGTTGGATTATTTCTTACATCACCAAACATCATACATAGGTTGCAAGATGATCACATTACATGGATATGAATTAatacattaacaaaaaaaaacctttattaCAGGTAAGAGCAGTCTGTCTTGCCCTTAAAGAGTTCCTCAATATCTTCATCACCTTCCCAAGCCATCATGGGATACAAAGGATCAAAGAGGGATTTTATGCAATTGCAGGTATGTGACATTTAAATGCATGCAATGTGAAGTTAAATGTTCCACAGGTTGACATATTGCACTTTTATCCTTTTACATAGGCTTTCCCAATGTCCTTGGCTGCATTGACTGCACGCATATCCAGATCCAGGCCCCACCTGGACCTGTGGAAAGGGACTTTGTGGATCGAAGGAATAACCACAGCCTGAATGTGCAGGTACATAGCCCATGGAGCTACTGTACATGTCCCACTGCTAGTGTCCAGTGTCACTGATGTCACCCTGCATGCTGACAGATGATCTGTGATTCTGAGTTGCTCATCACAAACATCGAGGCCAAATGGCCTGGCGGTGTCCATGATGCTAGGATACTAAGGGAAAGCCATCTGGCACAAAGGCTTGCACAAGGTAAGACAACCTTCATCATGTCTCAACACTAGTATGGATGAGGGTCTgcaaagatgaatgaatgaatcatgtAATTCATAGCCACTGTTTTCTCACCTTGCAGGGGGGTTTGAGGGGGTCCTTCTCGGGGACAGGGGTTATCCCTGCCTCCCAAACCTTTTAACCCCATATCCTGAGCCAAGGGCTGCAGCTGAGGCAGCCTTTAATAATGCCCTCAGCGCCACCAGGGCACGAATTGAGATGGTTTTTGGCCTGCTCAAGTCCAGGTTAGAGACTGCTTTGATCAACCTTTAATgcagaattttattttaacatgtctTCTTGTTCCAATCTCTGCAGGTTCCAGTGCTTAAAATATCTAAGGCGGGCTCCTGACCGGGCCTGCGACATAGTGGTTGCGTGCGCAGTACTCCACAACATAGCCACCATCCGGAGGGAGAGGCTTCCACAGCTTCTACCCGAAGACAGATGGGAAGAGCCTGCCCCTGTACAGGAACCCAGAGATGGGAGGATCCTGAGGAATCTGTACAGGGACACCTATTTCTTTTGAACCCAACCCCCCTATTTTGTTAAATTCCTTGTCATGTCCATTTATTGAGCCTAGCCACTTTATTCCCCCACCCCACATTGTATGGCCCATTTTCACAAACAGTGCGTCACAAAGGGCTTCACATAGCAACATGACATCCTCTACCCTTAGACCCTCACTGAAACAAGACGGAATAACAAGACCAAATGGCTTTTGAATATTTATTGTCCTGAGTCACCAAGCTGGGGAGACAGAATGCTACAGAATtaaatactgtaaaaacaatGACCTTATTCTCTCTGCCTGGATTCATACTTACATCCTTTTCCATCTTGTTGATTtcaagttttaatttttttatctgCAGTTGTTTATGCTGGATCTACAGCTTCAGGTACCTTTGTAAAGCACCTTCACATCCTATGATCAGAAAATGTGTCAGAGTGCAGCCAAAATGCAGCTACTGGTGATTTTGAAAACGGGAACAAGAAAAGAATGGTAACTCACTTCACTCCTTCCGGTTGAGGATGGGGTAGTCTGCTGCAGCAggatttgatttattaattttgacAATGCAAACAACATGAATAATATTTAACATTCAGACTTACATCTTGGAGTACAGTGTCTTCTACAGAAAGAGTCTCCTCTTCATCTCTGTCCTGGTGATAGTGATGACTAGGTCCTTCACCCTGGAAATGGAGGAACATCAGTTAGAGGAGGCTAGACAGCATTTCAGTCACAGGTTGGGACTTACAGGGTCTCCTGAGGCCCTGCTGCAACTTCCGGGGGTTCCGATAAAGTGATTTGTCCCTCCGTTACTAATAGAACAAACATGTTAACAGTCATCAAAATCAACTGAGGGGCTGTCGCCATGCAGCGGAGGGACAGTGGTTGACAGTGCAGTACCTTCAACAAATGCGGCCCGTATCTCTGGATCAATAGGAGAGGAAGCACTCCCCCCCTGAATCCCATCAATTTTGGGGCCCTTGTTGGAGCTGAGGGCTAGGGATTCGGCCTGTGTCAACTCCTCAGGTGGTGGGCCCCCACCAGTGGCTCCCAGTTGAGCTTTTTTCTTGGTTGCTGCAAGGAACATAGTCACAGCTTTACACtcatatttatacatttcacattattaaaattattatgcATCACTGACCATTTGTaaggatgtttttatattttattttgacctgTTGCCAGGTGCGTTTCTGGCCTCCGAGGTTGCTTCTGTTTGGACAGTAAAAAGAGGTTAATTAAAGACACAGTGAATGCTGAGTGAGTTTTAGTTTGTTCCTCATCCTACTGCACAGACATAAGGGTAAAATGAAGGAATTAGCTCCTTTTTATGCAGCAAGAGAATCAATTAACCCCTGCAAACATTTAAACAGCGCTCCTCTGTTGAATAGGGGGAATGAGGTAAATGAGATAATACATGAGCAATTGTGTGATAAATGTTTTGCATATAAAAACAATTTGATTATGGCCACTTCAACTCAGATTATAAATGTGATTAAATCACTGTCTGTAGCCTACAACTTGTCGTGTAGtgaatttctttaattttaCAGCCGAAATTACAATTATCTTTTATGTTGAACATAACAAT
This window encodes:
- the LOC125901319 gene encoding putative nuclease HARBI1, with amino-acid sequence MVTTTVTVFKEPDFDVSSIEVNEAGTPCNHGDLCCRPNLVWSRIKVRAVCLALKEFLNIFITFPSHHGIQRIKEGFYAIAGFPNVLGCIDCTHIQIQAPPGPVERDFVDRRNNHSLNVQMICDSELLITNIEAKWPGGVHDARILRESHLAQRLAQGGFEGVLLGDRGYPCLPNLLTPYPEPRAAAEAAFNNALSATRARIEMVFGLLKSRFQCLKYLRRAPDRACDIVVACAVLHNIATIRRERLPQLLPEDRWEEPAPVQEPRDGRILRNLYRDTYFF